One part of the Dyadobacter sp. 676 genome encodes these proteins:
- a CDS encoding SusD/RagB family nutrient-binding outer membrane lipoprotein, translated as MPATDPVASGKIKGIRAGSDRPEKSRYQFYSLPNVSTTSPVKQVDVAESYFLKAEGALRGWNMGGTAQKFYEDGIRASFKANGAGGVDEYLLSTGTQIAYVDPKNTANNLPAQTKVTVKWSETDNFETKLEKIITQKWIALYPEGTEAWSEFRRTGYPKLYPVAVTKNPDLPAGTFIKRLTYPSAVTNSSGDAVKAAVAAHLGGKDSAATPIWWDVD; from the coding sequence GTGCCTGCAACCGACCCAGTCGCGAGTGGGAAGATCAAGGGTATTCGTGCCGGTTCGGACAGGCCTGAAAAAAGCCGTTATCAGTTCTATTCCCTCCCAAATGTATCCACGACGTCGCCGGTAAAACAAGTGGACGTTGCGGAAAGCTATTTCCTGAAAGCGGAAGGCGCCTTGCGCGGATGGAATATGGGCGGTACGGCTCAGAAATTCTATGAAGACGGCATTCGCGCGTCCTTCAAAGCTAATGGGGCAGGCGGTGTAGACGAGTACCTTTTGAGTACCGGGACGCAGATTGCCTATGTCGATCCGAAAAACACAGCCAACAATCTCCCTGCACAAACTAAGGTAACCGTTAAATGGAGCGAGACGGATAACTTTGAGACCAAACTGGAAAAAATCATTACCCAAAAATGGATAGCGCTCTATCCCGAGGGTACCGAAGCGTGGTCGGAATTCAGAAGGACGGGTTATCCCAAACTTTATCCGGTAGCGGTGACGAAAAACCCTGATCTTCCGGCCGGAACCTTTATCAAACGATTGACTTATCCGTCGGCTGTGACCAATTCCAGCGGTGATGCCGTAAAAGCAGCCGTAGCGGCACACCTCGGTGGAAAGGACAGTGCAGCCACCCCAATATGGTGGGATGTAGATTAA
- a CDS encoding SusD/RagB family nutrient-binding outer membrane lipoprotein codes for MKFFIEKYKYSVLALGCLLSVSSCTDYMQTLNQDEKLITDEQLVQDANEGGILLPLMMNRIVATTTAVQTQQNLQAESYAGYLETPTPFLNNENTTTYFMVDGWNNTAWNTSTQNVMDQWLQMWKKGYETKYPDLYAIALIIKVAAAHRLVDTFGPYPYTKYGTAAQVAFDSEEEAYTAFFAELDKAVTALKAAEAANPNADKTRFAKWDKSSLLGEYTNWIKLANTLRLRLAIRISKVKPDLAKTEGEKAVAAENGGLLTDIGFSVTPTTTNPYYTMANAWSDTRLSATVETFLTGFSDPRLPALRRACNRPSREWEDQGYSCRFGQA; via the coding sequence ATGAAATTCTTTATAGAAAAATACAAATACAGCGTACTGGCCCTGGGATGCCTGCTTTCTGTCTCGTCTTGTACAGATTACATGCAAACGCTGAACCAGGATGAAAAGCTCATTACCGACGAGCAACTCGTTCAGGATGCCAACGAAGGAGGCATCTTGCTTCCCCTGATGATGAACCGCATCGTGGCTACCACTACCGCGGTGCAAACCCAACAGAACCTGCAAGCCGAATCTTATGCCGGTTACCTGGAAACGCCTACGCCATTCCTTAACAACGAAAACACGACCACCTATTTCATGGTTGACGGCTGGAATAACACCGCCTGGAACACCTCGACCCAGAACGTGATGGACCAATGGCTGCAAATGTGGAAAAAGGGTTATGAAACCAAATATCCCGATTTATATGCAATTGCGTTGATTATTAAAGTAGCTGCGGCACACCGCCTCGTGGATACATTTGGACCATACCCTTACACCAAGTACGGTACTGCCGCGCAAGTCGCCTTCGATTCAGAAGAGGAAGCTTATACAGCATTCTTTGCCGAGCTCGACAAAGCCGTAACCGCTCTCAAAGCGGCAGAAGCAGCCAACCCGAATGCGGACAAGACGCGTTTTGCGAAATGGGACAAGTCCTCGCTCCTTGGCGAATATACCAACTGGATCAAACTGGCGAACACATTGCGTCTTCGCCTTGCCATCCGGATTTCAAAGGTTAAACCGGATCTGGCAAAAACGGAAGGCGAAAAAGCGGTAGCAGCGGAAAACGGCGGTCTGCTCACCGACATTGGGTTCTCGGTAACACCTACCACTACCAACCCCTACTATACCATGGCCAATGCCTGGTCTGATACCCGCTTGTCAGCGACGGTCGAAACCTTCCTAACAGGTTTCAGCGATCCGCGCCTTCCGGCTCTACGCCGTGCCTGCAACCGACCCAGTCGCGAGTGGGAAGATCAAGGGTATTCGTGCCGGTTCGGACAGGCCTGA